One stretch of Streptomyces peucetius DNA includes these proteins:
- a CDS encoding isoprenylcysteine carboxyl methyltransferase family protein has translation MPWYTLLVLAVAAERVAELVVARRNASWTLARSGVEHGRGHYPVMVALHTGLLACCLLEPLLAPRPFLPALGWPMLTLVLLAQALRWWCITTLGRYWNTRVIVVPGTRLVDAGPYRFLRHPNYVAVVMEITALPLVHSAWLTAAVFTAANAALLTVRVRCENAALAQVAVSA, from the coding sequence ATGCCCTGGTACACGCTGCTCGTCCTCGCCGTCGCCGCGGAACGCGTCGCCGAACTCGTCGTCGCCCGGCGCAACGCGTCCTGGACCCTCGCCCGCTCCGGCGTGGAGCACGGCCGCGGCCACTACCCGGTCATGGTCGCCCTGCACACCGGCCTGCTGGCCTGCTGTCTGCTCGAGCCCCTGCTCGCTCCCCGGCCGTTCCTGCCCGCGCTGGGATGGCCCATGCTGACCCTGGTCCTCCTGGCCCAGGCCCTGCGCTGGTGGTGCATCACGACCCTCGGGCGGTACTGGAACACCCGCGTCATCGTCGTCCCCGGCACCCGCCTGGTCGACGCGGGCCCCTACCGGTTCCTGCGCCACCCCAACTACGTCGCCGTCGTCATGGAGATCACCGCACTGCCCCTCGTGCACTCGGCGTGGCTGACCGCGGCGGTGTTCACCGCCGCCAATGCGGCGCTGCTCACGGTCCGTGTCCGGTGCGAGAACGCCGCCCTCGCCCAAGTGGCGGTGTCCGCGTGA
- the sigJ gene encoding RNA polymerase sigma factor SigJ — protein sequence MTSTSEPGDAPLDPDLSAITSERRQLINVAYRLLGSLAEAEDVVQETYARWYAMSPQQREAVESPGAWLTKVASRVCLDVLRSAGVRRERYVGEWVPEPLPDRTEWANGPAGGATADPADRVTLDESVSMAFLVVLESMTPAQRVTFILHDVFRYSFAEVAEIVGRTPAACRRLASSARGRLRESQATATPADRRAGIVRDFKRAWEAKDIDALVGILDPDATAVGDGGGLVSAHLHPVRGGERIARYFVELADKAPGLTILERTVNGQPGLVVQQDGVTGTVVAFDFTGDRISRIWGVRNPEKLRPWTAC from the coding sequence ATGACCAGCACGTCCGAGCCGGGAGACGCCCCGCTCGATCCGGACCTGAGCGCGATCACGAGCGAGCGGCGCCAGCTGATCAACGTCGCGTACCGGCTCCTCGGCTCCCTGGCCGAGGCGGAGGACGTCGTGCAGGAGACGTACGCCCGCTGGTACGCCATGTCCCCGCAGCAGCGGGAAGCCGTCGAGTCCCCCGGCGCCTGGCTGACGAAGGTCGCCAGTCGCGTCTGTCTCGACGTGCTCCGCTCGGCAGGGGTCCGGCGGGAGCGCTACGTGGGCGAATGGGTCCCCGAGCCGCTGCCCGACCGCACGGAGTGGGCCAACGGGCCCGCCGGCGGCGCGACGGCCGACCCGGCCGACCGTGTCACCCTCGACGAGTCGGTCAGCATGGCCTTTCTCGTCGTGCTCGAATCGATGACCCCGGCCCAGCGCGTCACGTTCATCCTGCACGACGTCTTCCGCTACTCCTTCGCGGAAGTGGCGGAGATCGTCGGCCGGACCCCGGCGGCATGCCGCCGGCTGGCCTCGTCGGCCCGCGGCCGCCTTCGCGAGTCGCAGGCCACCGCGACTCCGGCGGACCGGCGCGCAGGCATCGTCAGGGACTTCAAGCGGGCATGGGAAGCCAAGGACATCGACGCCCTCGTCGGCATCCTCGACCCCGACGCCACGGCGGTCGGCGACGGCGGCGGCCTCGTCAGTGCGCATCTCCACCCGGTCCGGGGCGGCGAGCGGATCGCGCGGTACTTCGTCGAACTCGCCGACAAGGCGCCCGGCCTGACGATTCTCGAGCGTACGGTCAACGGTCAGCCCGGTCTGGTGGTCCAGCAGGACGGCGTCACCGGGACGGTGGTCGCGTTCGACTTCACGGGCGACCGGATCAGCCGCATCTGGGGCGTACGCAACCCCGAGAAGCTCCGGCCGTGGACGGCATGCTGA
- a CDS encoding NAD(P)/FAD-dependent oxidoreductase, which produces MKDGHDLLIVGGGPAGLATALHAARAGFDAVVAEPRREPVDKACGEGLMPGAVRALAALGVEVPGHPIDGIRYVQEPRRAQAYFRYGPGLGVRRTSLHGALHAAVRAAGVPVVRLRVEEVRQDSTGVHVPGTGLRARWLVAADGLHSPLRRSLGLGVPTRGAPRYGLRRHYAVAPWSSCVEVHWGRHGEAYVTPLGPELVGIALLTARRVPFDAQLAGFPELAARLPPETAVTTVRGAGPLRQKARARLHGRVLLVGDAAGYVDALTGEGISLALTGAEALVGNLRRGTPGRYETDWNRATRRHRLLTELLLRARQKPAFAPLIVPTAERLPRVFTAAVNALA; this is translated from the coding sequence GTGAAGGACGGCCACGACCTGCTCATCGTCGGGGGCGGGCCCGCCGGCCTCGCGACAGCCCTCCACGCGGCCCGCGCCGGATTCGACGCCGTGGTGGCCGAGCCGCGCCGGGAACCCGTCGACAAGGCCTGCGGCGAAGGTCTGATGCCCGGCGCCGTCCGGGCTCTCGCCGCGCTCGGGGTAGAGGTCCCCGGCCATCCGATCGACGGAATCCGCTACGTCCAGGAACCCCGCCGGGCCCAGGCGTACTTCCGGTACGGTCCCGGCCTCGGGGTGCGCCGTACCAGCCTGCACGGCGCCCTGCACGCGGCTGTCCGCGCGGCGGGAGTCCCCGTGGTGCGCCTGCGGGTCGAGGAAGTGCGGCAGGACTCCACCGGCGTGCACGTGCCCGGTACGGGGCTGCGCGCCCGTTGGCTGGTCGCCGCCGACGGCCTCCACTCGCCGCTGCGCCGGTCCCTGGGCCTGGGCGTGCCGACCCGCGGAGCGCCCCGGTACGGGCTGCGCCGCCACTACGCCGTGGCTCCGTGGTCCTCCTGCGTCGAGGTGCACTGGGGCCGGCACGGCGAGGCCTACGTCACCCCCCTCGGGCCGGAACTCGTCGGCATCGCCCTGCTGACCGCACGACGCGTCCCCTTCGACGCCCAACTCGCCGGCTTCCCCGAACTCGCGGCGCGCCTGCCGCCGGAGACCGCCGTCACCACGGTGCGAGGCGCGGGCCCCCTGCGCCAGAAGGCACGCGCCCGCCTTCACGGACGGGTGCTCCTCGTGGGAGACGCCGCCGGCTACGTCGACGCGCTGACCGGCGAGGGGATCTCCCTGGCCCTCACGGGCGCCGAGGCCCTGGTCGGCAACCTGCGCCGCGGTACGCCGGGCCGATACGAGACCGACTGGAACCGGGCGACCCGCAGGCATCGGCTGCTGACGGAGCTCCTGCTGCGGGCCCGGCAGAAGCCGGCGTTCGCACCGCTCATCGTGCCCACGGCCGAACGCCTGCCGCGCGTCTTCACCGCCGCCGTCAACGCCCTGGCGTGA
- a CDS encoding carboxymuconolactone decarboxylase family protein: MDARLNLFGNPVAAKFLGNLVSGGRTVSGSTLPAATQELVKIRASQINGCGFCTDMHTKEAAEAGETSTRLHLVAAWREATVFTDAERAALELTEQGTRIADAAGGVTDEAWATAAKHYDENQLAALVSLIALINAFNRVNVMVQQPAGDYRPGQFA, encoded by the coding sequence ATGGATGCTCGCTTGAACCTCTTCGGCAACCCGGTCGCGGCCAAGTTCCTCGGAAACCTCGTCTCGGGCGGCAGGACGGTCTCGGGTTCGACGCTGCCGGCCGCGACGCAGGAGTTGGTGAAGATCCGCGCCAGCCAGATCAACGGCTGCGGTTTCTGCACGGACATGCACACCAAGGAGGCCGCGGAGGCCGGGGAGACGTCGACACGCCTCCACCTGGTCGCGGCCTGGCGGGAGGCCACGGTGTTCACGGACGCGGAGCGCGCCGCGCTGGAGCTGACCGAGCAGGGCACCCGTATCGCCGACGCGGCCGGTGGCGTCACGGACGAGGCATGGGCGACGGCCGCCAAGCACTACGACGAGAACCAGCTCGCCGCCCTGGTGTCGCTCATCGCCCTCATCAACGCCTTCAACCGCGTGAACGTCATGGTCCAGCAGCCCGCCGGCGACTACCGGCCCGGCCAGTTCGCCTGA